One genomic window of Medicago truncatula cultivar Jemalong A17 chromosome 1, MtrunA17r5.0-ANR, whole genome shotgun sequence includes the following:
- the LOC25482070 gene encoding probable inactive heme oxygenase 2, chloroplastic: MLLTAKPTQLQQPWLLFPPSSTLPNRTRFNTRRRIIILNNNNNNETNNNNTSSSSSSYPPLVRRRNRYRKLYPGETIGITEEMRFVAMKLHNDKTNTVNNTTSVVVEDAEGQIPDTWYPSMKGFLRFLVDNQLVFSTLERIVDDSDNVSYAYLRKTGLERSEGILKDLEWLKEGVEIPNPSSPGTTYAKYLEELAERSAPLFLSHFYNIHFSHITAGQVITKKVSEKLLEGKELEFCKWEGDVQEMLKDVREKLNVLAEHWGRDEKNKCLRETKKSFQFMGQIVRLIIL, encoded by the exons ATGTTGTTAACAGCGAAACCCACTCAGCTGCAACAACCATGGTTACTATTCCCACCATCATCGACACTTCCCAATCGAACACGCTTCAACACCAGAAGAAGAATCATCattctcaacaacaacaacaacaacgaaaccaacaataataatacatcctcatcttcttcttcttatccACCGTTGGTTAGAAGAAGAAACCGCTATCGAAAACTTTACCCTGGTGAAACCATCGGAATCACTGAAGAGATGAGATTCGTTGCCATGAAACTCCACAACGACAAAACCAACACCGTCAACAATACCACTTCTGTTGTAGTAGAAGACGCTGAAGGACAAATCCCTGACACGTGGTATCCTTCTATGAAAGGTTTTCTTCGATTCTTGGTTGATAATCAGCTAGTTTTTTCTACACTCGAACGCATTGTTGATGATTCCGATAACGTTTCAT ATGCGTACTTGAGGAAAACTGGATTGGAAAGATCTGAAGGGATTTTGAAAGATCTAGAATGGTTGAAGGAAGGTGTTGAGATTCCCAATCCAAGCTCACCTGGGACTACATATGCCAAATATTTAGAGGAACTTGCGGAAAGAAGCGCACCTTTGTTTCTCTCCCATTTCTACAATATCCATTTTTCTCATATAACTGCTGGCCAGGTTATTACAAAGAAG GTATCTGAAAAGCTCCTGGAAGGTAAGGAGCTGGAGTTCTGCAAATGGGAAGGAGATGTACAGGAAATGCTGAAAGATGTACGTGAGAAACTTAACGTGCTTGCAGAG CATTGGGGTCGggatgagaaaaataaatgtttaagagaaacaaaaaagtCATTCCAGTTTATGGGACAGATTGTTCGTCTAATCATCTTATAA
- the LOC25482072 gene encoding uncharacterized protein encodes MSSNMIEELFVLNKDYEDNIKSIKKKSPLTLKLVILVLASVYAIYIFSINLEQPMVDLIRSRTKLLELRVTNQSCHPSHVEDLELPYLHYPHPKTFNREECGCNPVRFFTIISMQRSGSGWFETLLNSHINISSNGEIFSVPKRRENISSILKTLDKVYNLDWFTSASKNECNSAVGFKWMLNQGLMEHHKEIVEYFQRKGVSAIFLLRRNLLSRSVSVLANSYDKHAKQLNGTHKSHVHSTIEAEVLAKYKPWINTTLLMVELKQTEETASKAIEYFSNTHHIVLYYEDLLKNGMKLEDVQEFLGLPYRNLQSRQFKIHTAPLSKQIENWDEVQEALKETSYESFLNSD; translated from the exons ATGTCCTCAAACATGATTGAAGAACTATTTGTCCTCAACAAG GACTATGAGGACAATATCAAATCTATTAAGAAGAAATCTCCATTAACATTGAAGTTGGTAATTTTAGTCTTAGCTTCTGTTTATGCAATAtacattttttcaattaatttagaGCAACCAATGGTTGATCTCATTCGCTCAAGAACCAAACTGTTGGAACTAAGAGTCACCAACCAGTCATGCCATCCTTCTCATGTTGAAGATTTGGAACTCCCCTACTTGCATTATCCACACCCCAAAACTTTCAACAG GGAGGAATGTGGATGCAATCCGGTGAGGTTTTTTACAATCATATCAATGCAAAGATCTGGGAGTGGGTGGTTTGAGACACTTTTGAATAGTCACATTAATATAAGTTCCAATGGGGAGATATTTTCTGTACCCAAAAGAAgggaaaatatttcatcaattttGAAGACACTTGATAAGGTGTACAATCTTGATTGGTTTACTAGTGCTTCTAAGAATGAGTGCAACTCAGCTGTGGGTTTCAAGTGGATGCTTAATCAG ggtTTGATGGAGCATCATAAGGAGATAGTAGAATACTTCCAAAGAAAAGGAGTTTCTGCAATATTCCTTTTAAGAAGGAATTTGCTAAGTAGATCAGTATCTGTGCTAGCAAATTCCTATGACAAACATGCCAAACAGCTCAATGGAACCCACAAATCTCATGTCCACTCCACAATAGAG GCTGAAGTTCTTGCCAAATACAAGCCATGGATTAATACCACATTACTAATGGTAGAGCTAAAGCAAACAGAAGAGACAGCTTCAAAAGCCATTGAATACTTTAGCAACACTCACCACATTGTTCTCTACTATGAGGATCTTCTCAAAAATGGCATG aAACTCGAGGATGTTCAAGAATTTCTAGGATTGCCATATAGAAATCTGCAAAGCCGTCAGTTTAAGATTCACACTGCACCGTTGTCAAAGCAAATTGAAAATTGGGATGAAGTACAAGAAGCGCTAAAAGAAACATCATACGAGAGTTTTCTCAATTCAGACTAA
- the LOC25482073 gene encoding uncharacterized protein — MVSDKQPAGLLDTLKMERVRTILTHTYPYPHEHSRHAVIAVVVGCLFFISSDNIHTLVEKLDNNIKWWSMYGCLFGFFYFFSSPFLVKTIKPSYSNFSRWYIGWILVAAVYHLPSFQSMGVDMRMNLSLFLTIYISSIVFLLVFHIIFYGLWYIGLVSRVAGKRPEILTILQNCAVLSVACCVFYSHCGNRAMLREKLERKNSNNWFSFWNKEERNTWLAKFLRMNELKDQVCSSWFAPVGSASDYPLLSKWVIYGEIACNGSCPGSSDEISPIYSLWATFIGLYIANYVVERSTGWALTHPLSVKEYEKVKKKQMKPDFLDMVPWYSGTSADLFKTVFDLLVSVTVFVGRFDMRMMQAAMSRAEDGNQQRDLLYDHFSEKDDFWFDFMADTGDGGNSSYSVARLLARPFLRTLKDDAEVTLPRGDLLLIGGDLAYPNPSTFTYERRLFVPFEYALQPPPSYKAKQIEVNKLCGDQLKQYDGPQCFIIPGNHDWFDGLQTFMRYICYRSWLGGWLMPQKKSYFALQLPKRWWVFGLDLALHNDIDVYQFKFFTELIMEKVQEDDNVIIITHEPNWLTDWYWSDVTGQNVSHLICDYLKGRCKLRMAGDLHHYLRHSHVKSDGPVHVHHLLVNGCGGAFLHPTHVFDKFSKLDGVTYECKAAYPSVEDSSRIALGNILKFRKKNWQFDFIGGIIYFILVFSMFPQCELNHILQDDSFSGQIRSFLGTVWNGFIYILQHSYVSFVGASVLLISAYSFVPPKLSRKKRLMIGVLHVSAHLAAALILMLLLEIGIEICIRHELLATSGYHTLYQWYRSVESEHFPDPTGLRARIEQWTFGLYPACIKYLMSAFDVPEVMAVSRNNICKNGLESVSRGGAIIYYAAVFLYFWVFSTPVVSLVFGSYLYICINWLHLHFDEAFSSLRIANYKSFTRFHISSDGNLEVFTLAVDKVPKDWKLDSEWEKETKNPQISSHLRSFPSKWRAAVANQDPVQTVKIVDHFIIERTDDKNECGGTDSNGLVDQ, encoded by the exons ATGGTCTCTGATAAGCAGCCTGCGGGCCTTCTTGATACACTCAAAATGGAGAGGGTCAGAACTATTCTGACCCATACTTATCCTTACCCTCACGAACATTCCCGCCATGCTGTAATTGCTGTTGTCGTTGGTTGCCTTTTTTTCATCTCATCCGACAATATACATACTCTTGTAGAAAAATTAGACAACAATATTAAATGGTGGTCTATGTATGGCTGCTTGTTTGgcttcttttatttcttttcatcgCCATTTCTAGTTAAGACTATCAAGCCGAGCTATTCAAATTTTAGTCGATG GTACATAGGCTGGATTTTAGTGGCAGCAGTGTACCATCTTCCTAGTTTTCAGTCAATGGGGGTGGATATGAGGATgaatttatctttgtttttgacaatatatatttcatccattgtgtttcttcttgttttccacattattttttatggccTCTGGTATATTGGCTTGGTGTCACGTGTGGCTGGAAAGAGACCAGAGATCTTGACCATTCTTCAAAACTGCGCT gtACTTAGTGTGGCATGCTGTGTATTTTATAGTCATTGTGGAAACCGTGCCATGTTAAGAGAAAAACTTGAGcgaaaaaattcaaacaactggttttctttttggaataaagaagagagaaatacaTGGCTTGCGAAGTTTCTTCGGATGAATGAGTTGAAGGACCAGGTTTGCTCATCTTGGTTTGCTCCAGTTGGATCTGCAAGTGATTATCCTCTTTTGTCAAAGTGGGTTATTTATGGAGAG atagCTTGCAATGGTTCATGTCCTGGTTCGTCAGATGAGATTTCCCCCATCTACTCACTTTGGGCTACATTTATTGGGCTTTACATCGCAAATTATGTGGTTGAAAGGTCAACAGG TTGGGCACTCACTCATCCGCTATCTGTTAAAGAATACGAGAAggtaaagaagaagcagatgaagCCTGACTTTTTGGACATGGTTCCTTGGTATTCTGG AACATCTGCTGatttattcaaaacagtttTTGATCTCCTTGTATCAGTGACCGTATTTGTTGGGCGTTTTGACATGCGAATGATGCAG GCAGCAATGAGTAGAGCTGAAGATGGAAACCAGCAACGTGATCTTCTATATGATCATTTTAGCGAGAAGGATGATTTTTGGTTTGACTTTATGGCTGATACTGGTGATGGAGGGAACTCATCTTATTCCGTTGCACGGCTACTGGCAAGGCCTTTCCTTCGTACACTGAAAGATGATGCTGAGGTTACCTTACCACGGGGGGACTTGCTACTTATTGGGGGTGATCTTGC GTATCCTAATCCATCAACATTCACATATGAAAGACGTCTTTTCGTTCCCTTTGAGTATGCTCTCCAACCTCCTCCTTCGTATAAAGCTAAGCAGATAGAGGTAAATAAGCTCTGTGGAGATCAATTGAAACAGTATGATGGGCCTCAGTGTTTCATTATTCCTGGAAACCATG ACTGGTTTGATGGACTTCAGACATTTATGAGGTATATATGTTATAGGAGTTGGTTAGGTGGATGGCTCATGCCTCAGAAGAAGAGTTACTTTGCTTTGCAACTCCCTAAACGGTGGTGGGTTTTTGGGCTTGACCTTGCTCTTCATAATGATATCGATGTGTACCAATTCAAATTCTTCACTGAATTAATAATGGAAAAG GTTCAAGAGGATGACAATGTGATCATTATTACCCACGAACCTAATTGGCTTACCGACTGGTATTGGAGCGATGTTACTGGGCAGAATGTTTCACACCTGATTTGTGATTATTTGAAAGGAAGGTGTAAGCTTCGGATGGCTGGAGACTTGCATCATTACTTGCGTCATTCACATGTAAAGTCAGATGGGCCTGTCCATGTCCACCATCTTCTTGTAAATGGTTGCGGTGGAGCATTTTTACATCCTACCCatgtttttgataaatttagtaaacttgatGGAGTTACCTATGAATGCAAGGCTGCATATCCTTCCGTTGAAGATTCGAGCAGG ATTGCATTAGGAAATATCCTTAAATTTCGGAAGAAGAACTGGCAGTTTGATTTTATAGGTGGCATCATATATTTTATCCTAGTATTTTCAATGTTTCCACAA TGTGAGCTGAATCACATCCTCCAAGATGATTCATTTTCTGGTCAAATAAGGAGTTTTCTTGGTACTGTATGGAATGGATTTATATATATCCTACAGCACTCTTATGTGTCATTTGTGGGAGCTTCAGTATTATTAATTTCAGCATATTCTTTTGTTCCGCCCAAGTTGTCACGGAAGAAACGATTAATGATTGGAGTTCTTCATGTTTCTGCTCATCTCGCTGCAGCTTTGATTCTCATGTTGCTTCTTGAAATAGGCATTGAAATATGTATCCGTCATGAGTTGCTGGCAACTTCAG GGTATCACACTTTATATCAGTGGTATCGATCAGTGGAAAGTGAACATTTTCCGGATCCAACTGGCCTCAGAGCTCGTATTGAACAATGGACATTTGGTCTTTATCCAGCTTGTATCAAGTATTTAATGTCTGCTTTTGATGTGCCAGAG GTCATGGCTGTATCTCGAAACAATATTTGCAAAAATGGATTAGAGTCTGTATCCAGAGGGGGTGCCATAATCTATTATGCTGCTGTCTTCCTTTACTTCTGGGTTTTCTCTACTCCTGTTGTTTCATTGGTGTTTGGGAGCTACTTATATATTTGCATTAACTGGCTTCACTTGCACTTCGACGAAGCCTTCTCATCTCTCAGAATAGCTAATTACAAATCATTCACACGATTTCACATCAGTTCTGATGGTAATCTTGAAGTTTTTACTCTGGCAGTTGATAAG GTACCTAAGGATTGGAAGCTTGATTCTGAGTGggaaaaagagacaaaaaatcCACAAATTTCAAGCCATTTGAGAAGCTTTCCAAGCAAATGGAGGGCAGCCGTTGCCAACCAAGATCCAGTACAGACAGTCAAAATTGTTGATCATTTCATTATTGAACGTACTGATGATAAGAATGAATGTGGTGGTACTGATTCTAACGGGCTAGTAgatcaataa